TTGGTTTTATGTTGAAATAATTTTTTAAATATGATTTAGGAAAACTTTCATAACCTTTTACAATTACGCTATTGATGATTCTTTTTTTTGATTGATTGATAAATAAATCTGCGAATAATGTTTTCTCTTTAATTACTATGTTTTTTAGTTGGATCTTCGAAAATGATCTTCCTTCTCTATCTAGTTTCTTTGAAATATTTGAAAGGGTAGCTTCTAAATTTCTTATTCCAATAGTAATAATGTTGTTTTTTATTATTGAATTTTCGAAATAAATTTCTGACCCTGAATTTAATTTAATGATTGCATTTTCTACTTTATTATTTAAAGAAAAAAAAGCGACATACTTTTTATTTTCCTTTTCAATTTTGTCAACTGTATTTGTAAAGTATCCTAAGTTTTTTAAATAATTAGAAATTCTAACAATCTCTGTGCTTAAAGAAATAGAGTCTTGGTGTTTATGCTGATATTCTATTTGGCCTAAAACAATAGCTTCCTTTTCTTTTTTTGAAGTAATATTTAAGGATATTTCTTGAGAATTGATGTTATTAAACATCATCAAAAATATATAGGTTAGAAAAAAAAGTGAGCTTTTTATGTTCAAAATTGAATAATATTAAATTCAAAAGTAATTGAAAACCCTTATAAATCATGTTAAAAATGTCATTTAACAAAAAATAACTTGCTGATATTTGCCTGATTAGAAATTATTCGTACATTTGCGCACCCTTAGAAAAGGGATAAAGGTTTAATTATAAACGAAAAACAGTAATAATTTAGTATGCCAACTATTCAACAATTAGTTCGTAAAGGAAGAACCAAAATAACTAAGAAGAGTAAATCGGCTGCTTTGTCGTCTTGTCCTCAAAGGCGTGGAGTTTGTACACGTGTTTATACTACAACACCAAAGAAACCTAATTCAGCAATGCGTAAAGTTGCCAGAGTTAGATTGACAAATGGTAATGAGATAAACGCATACATTCCAGGTGAAGGACATAACTTACAAGAGCACTCGATAGTATTAGTTAGAGGTGGAAGGGTAAAAGATTTACCAGGTGTTAAATATCACGTAGTACGTGGTGCATTAGATACAGCAGGTGTTGAGGGTAGAACTCAACGTAGATCTAAGTACGGTGCAAAACGCCCAAAGAAGTAAGAGTTATAAGTAATAAGTCTTAAGGTTTTAAAGTTAATAACTTAATGTTTAGGGAGTTTTTCTTAAATATAGAGTTAATGACTAAAAACTAGTGACTAGGAGCTAATAACAAATCAATTAACTTTTTTAATGTAAAGACATGAGAAAAAGAGCAGCAAAAAAAAGAGTCTTATTACCGGATCCAAAATTTAATGATCAGCTTGTAACACGTTTTGTGAATAACTTAATGTGGAGTGGTAAGAAGTCTGTAGCATTTAAAGTGTTTTATGACGCTTTAGAGCTAGTAGAAGAAAGAAAAGGAGAAGACGAAGAGAAATCGGCTTTAGAAATTTGGAAAGATGGTTTGTCGAATGTAATGCCTCACGTAGAAGTAAGATCTCGTCGTGTTGGTGGTGCAACATTCCAAATACCAATGCAAATTAGACCAGACCGTAAGGTTTCTATGGCTATCAAATGGATGATTTTGTATACTCGTAAAAGAAACGAGAAAACAATGGCACAGCGTTTAGCTGCTGAAATTTTAGCTGCGGCTAAAGAAGAAGGTGCTGCTGTTAAAAAACGTACAGATACTCACAAAATGGCAGAAGCTAATAAAGCATTCTCTCACTTTAGATTTTAATAGAAATGGCTAGAGATTTAAGATATACTAGAAATATTGGTATTGCAGCTCATATTGATGCTGGTAAAACCACAACAACAGAACGCGTATTGTACTATACAGGTGTTTCTCACAAGATTGGAGAAGTACATGATGGTGCAGCTACTATGGACTGGATGGAACAAGAGCAAGAAAGAGGTATTACAATTACTTCTGCAGCTACTACTTGTACATGGCAGTTTCCAAAGGAAAACGCTGAAATTCTTCCAGAAACTAAAGATTACCATTTTAATATTATTGATACTCCTGGTCACGTAGATTTTACTGTAGAAGTAAATAGATCTTTACGTGTTCTTGATGGTTTGGTTTTCTTATTTAGTGCGGTTGATGGTGTTGAGCCTCAATCTGAAACTAACTGGAGACTTGCAGATAATTATAAAGTGCCAAGAATTGGTTTCGTTAATAAAATGGACCGTCAAGGATCTGATTTTATGATGGTTTGTAAGCAAGTAAAAGAAATGTTAGGCTCTAATGCAGTGCCTATTGTTTTAAATATTGGTGACGAAGAAAACTTTAAAGGTATTGTAGATCTAGTTAAAAATAGAGCTATTATATGGCATGAAGAAGGAATGGGAGCAACATTTGATATTGTTGATATTCCTGAAGATTTAAAAGAAGAAGCTAAATTATTACGTGCTAACCTTATTGAGGAAGTAGCTAGTTATGATGAGAGTCTTTTAGAAAAGTTCATGGAAGATGAAGATTCTATTACAGAAGATGAAGTGCATGCTGCATTGAGAGCTGCTGTAATGGATATGGCAATTATTCCTATGATTTGTGGTTCTGCTTTCAAAAATAAAGGTGTTCAGTTCTTATTAGATGCTGTTTGTCGTTATTTACCTTCTCCTATGGATAAAGAAGGTATTGTAGGTGTAAACCCAGATACAGAAGAAAAAGAATTGCGTAAACCTGATGTAAAGGAGCCTTTCGCTGCTTTAGCTTTTAAAATTGCGACAGATCCTTTTGTTGGTCGTTTAGCATTCTTTAGAGCGTATTCAGGTCGTTTAGATGCTGGTTCTTATGTTTTAAATAACCGTTCAGGTAAAAAAGAACGTATTTCACGTATTTATCAAATGCATGCTAACAAGCAAAATGCAATTGATTATATTGAAGCTGGAGATATTGGTGCTGCTGTAGGTTTTAAATCTATTAAAACAGGAGATACTTTAACTGCTGAAAAATTCCCTCTAGTATTAGAGTCTATGGATTTTCCAGATCCAGTAATTGGTATTGCTGTTGAGCCTAAAACGAAAGCAGATGTAGATAAATTAGGTATTGGACTTGCTAAATTAGCAGAAGAAGATCCTACTTTTACTGTGCGTTCAGACGAAGCTTCAGGACAGACTATTATTTCTGGAATGGGTGAGTTGCATTTAGATGTACTTGTAGATCGTTTAAGACGAGAGTTTAATGTTGAAGTTAATCAAGGTCAACCTCAAGTAGAGTATAAGGAAGCAATTACTGCTGTAACTGATCATAGAGAGGTTTATAAAAAGCAATCTGGTGGACGTGGTAAATTTGCAGATATTGCATTTACAATTGGGCCAGCTGATGAAGGTGTTCAAGGATTACAATTCGATTCTGTTATTAAGGGTGGTAATGTTCCTAGAGAATTTGTTCCTTCTGTAGAGAAAGGTTTCAAAGAAGCTATGAAGAATGGTCCTTTAGCAGGTTATGAAATGGATTCAATGAAAGTTACTTTAAGAGATGGGTCTTTCCACGCAGTGGATTCTGATGCATTATCTTTTGAGTTAGCTGCAAGAATGGGTTATAAAGCTTCTGCGAAATCTGCAAAAGCAAAAATCATGGAACCTTTAATGAAGGTTGAAGTGTTAACTCCTGAAGCTAACATGGGTGATATCGTTGGGGATTTAAATAGAAGAAGAGGTCAAGTTAACGACATGAGTGATCGTGCTGGGTCTAAAGTTGTAAAAGCAATAGTTCCATTATCAGAAATGTTTGGTTATGTTACTGCTTTAAGAACGATGTCTTCTGGTAGAGCAACTTCTACTATGGAATTTTCACACTATGCAGAAACGCCTTCAAATGTATCTGAAGAAGTAATCGCAAAATCTAAAGGATAATCTACTTAATAATTACAAGATGAGTCAAAAAATTAGAATTAAATTAAAGTCTTACGATTACAACTTAGTAGATAAGTCTGCTGAAAAAATAGTTAAGACGGTAAAAAGTACTGGTGCTGTTGTAAACGGACCAATACCATTACCAACACATAAAAAGATTTTTACAGTATTACGTTCTCCACACGTAAATAAAAAATCTAGAGAGCAATTTCAATTAGCTTCTTACAAAAGATTATTAGACATTTATAGTTCTTCTTCGAAAACTATCGATGCTTTAATGAAACTTGAGTTACCAAGTGGTGTTGAAGTTGAAATAAAAGTATAATTTATATTAACTTTCGGTTTAATTTTGTTAAACCGAAAGTTTTTTATATTTTTGCAACCCGAATTAGAGTAGGGTGACGCTATTTTTTGATTTAAATTGAATAATAGTAACATGTCCAGAGCGTTTCGCGAAGGAAAAACGGTAAAAACAAAATCAGCGTTGAATTTGTTTTGCGCTGTTTTTTTTGCAAGAAACTCAAAAGGATTAAATGAAACAATAGTTTCAAACAAATAATTATTAATAGACGCGCTGGATAAATATCTATCGTCTAAAATTTTAACTAAATGTCTGGGTTAATAGGAAGAAAGATTGGAATGACCAGCTTATTCGACGAGAACGGGAAGAATATTCCTTGTACTGTAATCGAAGCAGGTCCTTGCGTTGTCACTCAGGTCAGAACCGAAGAGGTTGACGGCTATAGTGCGTTGCAACTTGGTTTCGATGACAAAAAAGCGAAGAGTTCTAACAAAGCGTTAGATGGCCACTTTAAAAAAGCTGGTGCCACTGCTAAGAAAAAAGTCGTTGAATTTCAAGGGTTTGAGCAAGAGTATAAATTAGGGGATTCTATCACGGTAGATCACTTTGAAGAAGGTGAATTTGTTGATGTGTCTGGTGTTTCTAAAGGTAAAGGTTTTCAGGGTGTTGTAAAACGTCATGGATTTGCTGGTGTAGGTCAAGCGACTCACGGTCAGCATAACCGATTAAGAGCTCCGGGTTCTATTGGTGCTGCATCTTATCCTGCAAGAGTATTCAAAGGAATGCGTATGGCAGGTAGAATGGGTGGAGATAAAGTGAAAGTTCAAAACTTAAAAGTATTAAAAGTAGTTGCTGAAAAGAACTTACTTGTTGTTAAAGGAGCAATTCCTGGACACAAAAATGCTTTTGTAACTATTCAGAAATAATGAAAGTAGCAGTTTTAGATATTACAGGAAAAGATACAGGTAGGGAAGTTGAACTTTCTAGCGATGTATTTGGTATTGAGCCTAATGATCATGCTGTTTATTTAGATGTAAAGCAGTACTTGGCGAATCAACGTCAAGGAACACATAAATCTAAAGAAAGAGCAGAAATTACTGGTTCTACAAGAAAGATAAAAAAACAAAAAGGAACTGGTACTGCAAGAGCAGGTTCTATCAAGTCTGGTGTTTTTAGAGGTGGAGGTCGTATGTTCGGTCCAAGACCAAGAGATTATTCTTTTAAATTGAATAAGAACTTAAAGCGTTTAGCACGTAAGTCAGCTTTAAGTATTCAAGCAAATGATAAAAATTTAGTAATAATTGAAGATTTTAACTTTGATTCTCCAAAAACTAAGAACTTTTTGGATGTATTAAAAGCATTAGAATTAGATACTAAAAAATCATTGTTTGTGTTAAGTAATGAAAATGCAAATGTGTATTTATCATCACGTAACTTAAAAAAGGCTAAAGTAGTTAAAGCTTCAGAAATTAATACTTATGGTGTTTTAAACGCTAACAAAGTTGTTATTACTGAGAGCTCTTTAGAAGGAATTAATACAAATTTAAGTAAATAGGGATTCAAAATGAGTATTTTAATAAAACCTATTATCACGGAAAAAGCAACTAATGATAGCGAATTATTTAATCGTTTTACATTTATTGTAGATAAGAAAGCTAATAAATTAGAAATTAAAGGAGCTGTTGAAGCAACTTATGGAGTTTCTATTTTAAGCGTTAAGACTTTAAACTATCCAATTCAAAGAAATACAAAGTTTACTAAAAAAGGTTTAGTAACTGGTATTAAAAGTGGGTACAAAAAGGCTATCGTTCAAGTAGCAGAAGGAGAAAGCATTGATTTTTATAACAATCTTTAAGAAAAGACAAAAATGTCAGTTAGAAAATTAAAACCAATAACACCAGGTCAGCGTTTTAGAGTTGTAAATGGGTTCGACACCATAACAACTGATAAGCCGGAGAAAAGTTTACTTGCTCCGAAAAAACGATCTGGAGGTCGAAACAATCAGGGTAGAATGACAACTCGTAATATAGGAGGTGGTCATAAACAAAGATATCGTATTATTGATTTCAAAAGAAATAAAAACGGTATTCCTGCAACAGTAAAAACTATAGAGTACGATCCAAATCGTACTGCATTTATTGCTTTACTTAGTTATGCTGATGGAGAAAAGCGTTATGTAATTGCACAAAACGGTTTAACAGTAGGTCAAACAATTGTATCAGGAAGTGATATTGCGCCAGAAATTGGAAATGCGATGCCATTAAGTGAAATTCCTTTAGGAACTACAATTTCTTGTATAGAATTACATCCAGGTCAAGGTGCTGTTATGGCTCGTTCTGCTGGTTCATTTGCTCAATTAATGGCAAGAGATGGTAAACATGCAACTGTTAAGTTACC
The window above is part of the Polaribacter sp. SA4-12 genome. Proteins encoded here:
- the rplC gene encoding 50S ribosomal protein L3 codes for the protein MSGLIGRKIGMTSLFDENGKNIPCTVIEAGPCVVTQVRTEEVDGYSALQLGFDDKKAKSSNKALDGHFKKAGATAKKKVVEFQGFEQEYKLGDSITVDHFEEGEFVDVSGVSKGKGFQGVVKRHGFAGVGQATHGQHNRLRAPGSIGAASYPARVFKGMRMAGRMGGDKVKVQNLKVLKVVAEKNLLVVKGAIPGHKNAFVTIQK
- the rplD gene encoding 50S ribosomal protein L4, with amino-acid sequence MKVAVLDITGKDTGREVELSSDVFGIEPNDHAVYLDVKQYLANQRQGTHKSKERAEITGSTRKIKKQKGTGTARAGSIKSGVFRGGGRMFGPRPRDYSFKLNKNLKRLARKSALSIQANDKNLVIIEDFNFDSPKTKNFLDVLKALELDTKKSLFVLSNENANVYLSSRNLKKAKVVKASEINTYGVLNANKVVITESSLEGINTNLSK
- the rpsJ gene encoding 30S ribosomal protein S10 translates to MSQKIRIKLKSYDYNLVDKSAEKIVKTVKSTGAVVNGPIPLPTHKKIFTVLRSPHVNKKSREQFQLASYKRLLDIYSSSSKTIDALMKLELPSGVEVEIKV
- the rpsL gene encoding 30S ribosomal protein S12, with product MPTIQQLVRKGRTKITKKSKSAALSSCPQRRGVCTRVYTTTPKKPNSAMRKVARVRLTNGNEINAYIPGEGHNLQEHSIVLVRGGRVKDLPGVKYHVVRGALDTAGVEGRTQRRSKYGAKRPKK
- the rplB gene encoding 50S ribosomal protein L2, which gives rise to MSVRKLKPITPGQRFRVVNGFDTITTDKPEKSLLAPKKRSGGRNNQGRMTTRNIGGGHKQRYRIIDFKRNKNGIPATVKTIEYDPNRTAFIALLSYADGEKRYVIAQNGLTVGQTIVSGSDIAPEIGNAMPLSEIPLGTTISCIELHPGQGAVMARSAGSFAQLMARDGKHATVKLPSGETRLILLTCLATIGVVSNSDHQLLVSGKAGRRRWLGRRPRVNAVRMNPVDHPMGGGEGRASGGHPRSRNGIPAKGFKTRSKTKASNKYIIERRKK
- the rplW gene encoding 50S ribosomal protein L23, translating into MSILIKPIITEKATNDSELFNRFTFIVDKKANKLEIKGAVEATYGVSILSVKTLNYPIQRNTKFTKKGLVTGIKSGYKKAIVQVAEGESIDFYNNL
- the fusA gene encoding elongation factor G yields the protein MARDLRYTRNIGIAAHIDAGKTTTTERVLYYTGVSHKIGEVHDGAATMDWMEQEQERGITITSAATTCTWQFPKENAEILPETKDYHFNIIDTPGHVDFTVEVNRSLRVLDGLVFLFSAVDGVEPQSETNWRLADNYKVPRIGFVNKMDRQGSDFMMVCKQVKEMLGSNAVPIVLNIGDEENFKGIVDLVKNRAIIWHEEGMGATFDIVDIPEDLKEEAKLLRANLIEEVASYDESLLEKFMEDEDSITEDEVHAALRAAVMDMAIIPMICGSAFKNKGVQFLLDAVCRYLPSPMDKEGIVGVNPDTEEKELRKPDVKEPFAALAFKIATDPFVGRLAFFRAYSGRLDAGSYVLNNRSGKKERISRIYQMHANKQNAIDYIEAGDIGAAVGFKSIKTGDTLTAEKFPLVLESMDFPDPVIGIAVEPKTKADVDKLGIGLAKLAEEDPTFTVRSDEASGQTIISGMGELHLDVLVDRLRREFNVEVNQGQPQVEYKEAITAVTDHREVYKKQSGGRGKFADIAFTIGPADEGVQGLQFDSVIKGGNVPREFVPSVEKGFKEAMKNGPLAGYEMDSMKVTLRDGSFHAVDSDALSFELAARMGYKASAKSAKAKIMEPLMKVEVLTPEANMGDIVGDLNRRRGQVNDMSDRAGSKVVKAIVPLSEMFGYVTALRTMSSGRATSTMEFSHYAETPSNVSEEVIAKSKG
- the rpsG gene encoding 30S ribosomal protein S7, giving the protein MRKRAAKKRVLLPDPKFNDQLVTRFVNNLMWSGKKSVAFKVFYDALELVEERKGEDEEKSALEIWKDGLSNVMPHVEVRSRRVGGATFQIPMQIRPDRKVSMAIKWMILYTRKRNEKTMAQRLAAEILAAAKEEGAAVKKRTDTHKMAEANKAFSHFRF